A single genomic interval of Pseudomonadota bacterium harbors:
- the lon gene encoding endopeptidase La, with translation MSEKSLDGKTVLPILPLRNIVVFPNMIVPLFVGRDKSVKALEEVMNSDKQILLVAQKDESEDDPAIEDFYRIGCLGNVLQMLKLPDGTVKVLVEGGVRVRFKDVEDTGDMFVARAEEFKEREGAPQELEALVRAVVTEFEEYVKLNKKIPPEVLVSLAAIDEPTRLADTIASHLNLKISEKQELLEMDLVDDRLEKLYQLMENEIGVLQVEKRIRNRVKRQMEKTQREYYLNEQMKAIQKELGEEDASEMEEFEKKIHEVGLSKEAKEKAEQELKKLRMMSPMSAEATVSRNYLDILLNLPWTKKSKLKKDLVKATEILDDDHYGLEKVKERIVEHLAVQQRVKKLKGPILCLVGPPGVGKTSLAKSIAKATGREYYRMALGGVRDEAEIRGHRRTYIGALPGKIIQGIRKSGTNNPLFLFDEIDKLGNDFRGDPSSALLEVLDPAQNTTFNDHYLELDYDLSDVLFLTTANSLDIPPALRDRMEVIQLSGYTEDEKVAIATRHLIPRAMKDNGIKKDEVTISEDAVRDVIRYYTREAGVRNLERTMQGLCRKAVKDILTAESKAKKSKTAKKVASIKITPKNLEKYLGIKKFSFGMVEKSNQVGVVTGLAWTAVGGDTLPIEAVVLDGKGKVTTTGKLGDVMTESISAAMSYVRRRAGDFGIDENFYQKNDIHIHVPDGATPKDGPSAGIAMVTSIVSILTGTPVRKEVAMTGEVSLRGHVMPIGGLKEKLLAAHRAGITKAIIPMENKKDLEDIPKNVLEGIEVVPVEYMDDVLKHALTKMPSAPKKKTTKKAASSTKSKSKAKDVSVH, from the coding sequence ATGAGTGAAAAAAGTCTAGACGGAAAAACAGTTCTTCCAATTTTGCCACTACGCAATATTGTCGTTTTCCCAAACATGATTGTTCCATTGTTTGTGGGTCGCGATAAGAGTGTTAAGGCCCTTGAAGAAGTAATGAACAGTGATAAGCAAATCCTGCTTGTGGCACAAAAAGACGAATCAGAAGACGATCCGGCGATTGAAGATTTTTACCGTATTGGTTGCCTTGGTAACGTTCTGCAAATGCTTAAACTGCCAGATGGCACAGTTAAGGTTCTTGTAGAAGGGGGCGTACGTGTTCGCTTTAAAGATGTTGAAGACACTGGCGACATGTTTGTGGCTCGTGCTGAAGAATTCAAAGAGCGCGAAGGTGCACCACAAGAGCTTGAAGCCCTTGTACGTGCCGTTGTGACTGAGTTTGAAGAGTACGTTAAGCTCAACAAAAAGATTCCACCTGAGGTTCTTGTCAGCCTTGCAGCGATTGATGAACCAACGCGCCTTGCAGATACAATTGCCTCTCACCTTAACCTTAAGATTTCTGAGAAGCAGGAACTTCTTGAGATGGATCTTGTTGATGACCGTCTTGAGAAACTTTACCAGCTTATGGAAAACGAGATTGGTGTTCTCCAAGTCGAGAAGCGCATCCGTAACCGTGTGAAGCGCCAAATGGAGAAGACTCAGCGTGAGTACTACCTGAATGAGCAAATGAAAGCGATTCAGAAAGAGCTTGGTGAAGAAGATGCCAGCGAAATGGAAGAATTCGAGAAGAAGATCCATGAAGTTGGTCTAAGTAAAGAAGCGAAAGAAAAAGCAGAGCAAGAGCTTAAGAAGCTACGTATGATGTCTCCGATGTCTGCTGAAGCGACAGTAAGCCGTAACTACCTTGATATCCTTCTTAACCTGCCATGGACGAAAAAGTCTAAGCTGAAGAAAGATCTTGTGAAGGCCACTGAAATCCTTGACGACGATCACTACGGTCTTGAAAAAGTTAAAGAGCGCATTGTTGAGCACCTAGCGGTACAGCAACGTGTGAAGAAACTTAAAGGTCCTATCCTTTGTCTTGTCGGCCCTCCAGGGGTTGGTAAAACATCTCTTGCAAAGTCTATTGCAAAGGCAACAGGCCGTGAGTACTACCGTATGGCACTTGGTGGTGTACGTGATGAAGCGGAAATCCGTGGTCACCGTCGTACATACATTGGTGCACTTCCAGGTAAGATCATCCAAGGGATCCGCAAGTCGGGTACAAACAACCCACTGTTCCTATTCGATGAGATCGATAAGCTTGGTAACGACTTCCGTGGTGACCCATCTTCGGCACTACTTGAAGTACTTGACCCAGCTCAAAACACAACGTTTAACGACCACTACCTAGAGCTTGATTACGATCTCAGTGATGTTCTGTTCCTAACAACAGCAAACTCACTCGATATTCCACCAGCTCTACGTGACCGTATGGAAGTGATCCAGCTGTCTGGTTACACAGAAGATGAGAAGGTAGCCATTGCAACACGCCACCTTATCCCACGTGCAATGAAGGACAACGGTATTAAGAAGGACGAAGTTACAATTAGCGAAGACGCTGTACGTGACGTTATTCGTTACTACACACGCGAAGCCGGTGTACGTAACCTAGAGCGCACAATGCAGGGCCTATGCCGTAAAGCTGTTAAGGATATCTTGACTGCTGAAAGCAAGGCTAAGAAGTCTAAGACTGCTAAGAAAGTTGCATCTATTAAGATCACACCTAAGAACCTTGAAAAATACCTTGGTATTAAGAAGTTCAGCTTCGGTATGGTTGAGAAATCAAACCAAGTGGGTGTTGTAACTGGTCTTGCATGGACGGCTGTAGGTGGTGACACTCTACCAATTGAAGCGGTTGTTCTAGATGGTAAGGGTAAAGTAACAACAACTGGTAAACTTGGTGATGTGATGACTGAGTCTATCTCTGCGGCAATGAGCTACGTGCGTCGTAGAGCAGGGGACTTCGGTATCGATGAGAACTTCTACCAGAAGAACGACATCCACATCCACGTTCCAGATGGTGCCACGCCTAAAGATGGTCCATCAGCGGGTATCGCAATGGTAACATCTATTGTCTCTATCCTAACGGGTACGCCAGTACGCAAGGAAGTAGCAATGACGGGTGAAGTTTCACTTCGTGGACATGTGATGCCAATCGGTGGCTTGAAAGAGAAACTTCTAGCCGCTCACCGTGCAGGTATTACAAAGGCCATTATCCCAATGGAAAACAAGAAAGACCTAGAGGACATTCCAAAGAACGTTCTTGAAGGGATTGAGGTTGTTCCTGTGGAATACATGGACGATGTTCTTAAGCACGCTCTAACAAAGATGCCATCGGCACCTAAGAAGAAGACGACTAAAAAAGCTGCGTCTTCTACTAAGTCCAAGTCAAAAGCGAAAGACGTGAGCGTACACTAA
- a CDS encoding HU family DNA-binding protein — MNKNELISAVADSASITKTDAAKAVDAVFDTISTSLSSGTEVRLTGFGTFTVTSRKATTGRNPRTGEAIQIPASKLPKFRPGKTLRESVN, encoded by the coding sequence GTGAACAAGAACGAACTTATCTCTGCAGTTGCTGATAGCGCTAGCATTACTAAAACAGACGCAGCTAAAGCTGTTGACGCTGTTTTCGACACAATTTCAACAAGCCTAAGCTCAGGCACAGAAGTACGCCTAACTGGTTTCGGTACTTTCACTGTGACTAGCCGTAAAGCGACTACTGGCCGTAACCCACGTACTGGCGAAGCAATCCAAATTCCTGCTTCTAAGCTACCTAAGTTCCGTCCAGGAAAAACTCTTCGTGAGTCTGTAAACTAA
- a CDS encoding endonuclease/exonuclease/phosphatase family protein produces MKYIFTIPALVCFVFLLSIIAPEAHWMLDNVSSFLPQAALGAFSCALIAPAVKAYGPAIVLAGYAGIFGYVSYNAHPAEQGSLTEDYTVLHWNALYLNNDLSAFAEHVSASDLPDLIQIQEFSLAHMQSVESLTSLYPHYKLYPEATAASQGAAIFSKHPITEHTAFALGENGYEFVLSTIIQKEGRAPLGVLSLHTKAPIDESWIQARNTSLNDIIPHLKSLKGKAEHTVLLGDLNIAPYSSVFKSFLKNAELKATTELFNTETWPAYAPSYMRTQIDHILTGDNVQTSLSVLEDSFGSDHLPIKARLTLN; encoded by the coding sequence ATGAAATACATATTCACCATTCCTGCACTTGTGTGCTTTGTGTTTCTTCTTAGTATTATTGCACCTGAGGCGCATTGGATGCTGGACAACGTATCTTCCTTCCTACCACAGGCAGCTCTCGGGGCGTTTTCTTGCGCGCTTATTGCGCCAGCCGTTAAAGCGTACGGGCCAGCAATTGTACTGGCGGGGTATGCCGGCATCTTTGGTTATGTAAGTTATAACGCGCACCCAGCAGAGCAGGGGAGCCTGACTGAGGATTACACAGTGCTACACTGGAATGCTCTCTACTTAAATAATGACCTCAGTGCCTTTGCAGAGCATGTAAGCGCCTCAGATCTTCCTGATTTGATACAGATCCAAGAGTTCTCACTGGCGCATATGCAAAGCGTAGAGAGCCTCACATCTCTTTACCCGCACTATAAGCTCTACCCTGAGGCAACTGCCGCGAGCCAAGGCGCCGCCATCTTCAGTAAGCACCCTATAACAGAGCACACAGCCTTTGCTCTTGGTGAGAACGGTTATGAGTTTGTACTTAGCACGATCATCCAGAAAGAGGGAAGGGCGCCACTCGGTGTATTAAGCCTCCATACCAAGGCGCCTATTGATGAAAGCTGGATTCAGGCCCGCAATACCTCTTTAAATGATATTATTCCACACTTAAAGAGCCTCAAAGGCAAAGCAGAGCATACTGTACTGCTTGGTGACCTGAATATTGCGCCATATTCCTCAGTGTTTAAAAGCTTCCTAAAAAATGCTGAGCTCAAAGCAACAACAGAGCTCTTCAATACTGAGACATGGCCAGCATACGCCCCAAGCTATATGCGCACACAGATTGACCATATTCTCACCGGTGATAACGTTCAAACCTCTCTCAGCGTCCTTGAAGACAGCTTTGGTTCAGATCATTTACCAATTAAAGCAAGACTCACGCTCAACTAG
- a CDS encoding YceI family protein, translating to MMKLTLFTFGLLLSSAQLVHAEHYTVDYEKSQVQFSGKHAGNDFSGMFNEWTADVNFDFENPTASHISAVFKLESAETGNAMYDGTLPTADWFNVAETPEGTFKSTSVQHVEGDVYKIEGELTLRDVTKPISFDAKISKVDEMSYKSHSEMILKRLDFGMGKNSDPTLEWVDNEIVIKMHVFAQK from the coding sequence ATGATGAAGCTTACACTATTTACATTTGGGTTACTTTTAAGCAGCGCACAGCTTGTACATGCTGAGCACTACACTGTGGATTATGAAAAGAGTCAGGTTCAGTTTTCTGGTAAGCATGCAGGCAATGATTTTTCTGGCATGTTTAACGAATGGACAGCGGACGTAAACTTTGATTTTGAGAATCCAACAGCGAGCCATATTTCAGCTGTATTTAAGCTAGAATCAGCAGAGACAGGTAATGCCATGTATGACGGTACATTGCCAACTGCTGACTGGTTTAATGTGGCCGAGACGCCTGAGGGGACTTTTAAGAGTACTTCTGTGCAGCATGTGGAAGGTGATGTTTATAAGATTGAAGGTGAACTCACTCTAAGAGATGTAACAAAGCCGATTTCTTTTGATGCAAAGATCTCTAAAGTTGACGAGATGAGCTATAAGTCTCATTCAGAGATGATCTTGAAGCGCTTGGACTTTGGGATGGGGAAAAACTCTGACCCTACACTAGAGTGGGTGGATAATGAAATCGTGATAAAAATGCATGTTTTTGCACAAAAGTAA
- a CDS encoding cytochrome b has protein sequence MAQVQRYHSTVIILHWVMALCFILMLASGLAFQFDLIADKSLKFKMYQWHKSLGVLLMFALVLRVAARLMFKAPKLPNAIPKKDQVLSKLGHLAMYGFMIAMPVTGWVMVSSSPYGLPTIIFDMFTWPHIPGLAGDTEMNSLSKFGHKWLGWAFIALIVLHVAAVVVHLKKEKVNLLKRMSFRG, from the coding sequence ATGGCACAAGTACAGCGCTATCATTCAACGGTTATTATCCTGCACTGGGTGATGGCGTTGTGCTTTATCCTGATGCTGGCGAGTGGGCTGGCCTTTCAGTTTGATCTGATTGCGGATAAATCTCTTAAATTTAAAATGTACCAATGGCATAAGTCACTGGGCGTACTGCTGATGTTTGCTCTTGTTTTAAGGGTTGCAGCAAGGCTGATGTTTAAAGCACCAAAGCTTCCAAATGCAATCCCTAAAAAGGATCAAGTGCTTTCTAAGCTTGGTCACCTTGCCATGTACGGCTTTATGATTGCGATGCCTGTAACAGGTTGGGTAATGGTATCAAGCAGCCCATATGGCCTGCCAACTATTATTTTTGATATGTTTACATGGCCGCATATTCCAGGCCTTGCAGGCGATACAGAAATGAACAGTCTGTCTAAGTTTGGTCATAAATGGTTAGGCTGGGCATTTATTGCACTGATTGTTCTGCACGTTGCTGCCGTAGTGGTGCATTTGAAAAAAGAAAAAGTTAACCTGCTGAAGCGCATGAGCTTTAGAGGGTAG
- a CDS encoding YceI family protein, translated as MKKLLLSLGVSMAAVSAHAVNTPVSDLPAGDYILDKTHTSISFKVSHMGLSNYTARFNDFDATLTLDPSDITKSALMASVNPLSIETDFQHHSDEKDFNKKLGENADWFNGLKFPEVTFKATNLVKTSDNTGTMTGDFTMLGITKPVAFDVTFNGAYASKPFANVPAMGFSAVANIKRSEWGFDTYVPNIGDDVQIIIETEFHKK; from the coding sequence ATGAAAAAATTACTTCTTTCTTTAGGTGTGAGCATGGCTGCGGTTTCTGCTCATGCTGTAAACACGCCAGTATCTGACCTTCCAGCAGGGGATTACATTCTGGATAAAACACATACAAGTATTTCATTTAAGGTAAGCCACATGGGGCTTTCTAACTATACGGCGCGTTTTAACGATTTTGATGCAACGCTGACGCTTGATCCATCAGACATTACAAAAAGCGCACTGATGGCCTCTGTAAACCCGCTTTCTATTGAGACAGACTTCCAGCATCACAGTGATGAAAAGGACTTTAACAAAAAGCTTGGTGAAAACGCGGACTGGTTTAATGGTCTTAAATTCCCAGAAGTAACATTTAAAGCAACAAACCTTGTTAAGACATCTGATAACACAGGTACAATGACAGGTGACTTTACAATGCTTGGCATTACAAAGCCAGTGGCGTTTGATGTAACATTTAACGGTGCTTATGCAAGCAAGCCATTTGCAAATGTTCCTGCAATGGGCTTTAGCGCTGTTGCTAACATTAAGCGTAGTGAGTGGGGCTTTGATACATACGTGCCAAACATTGGTGACGATGTACAGATCATCATTGAAACTGAATTCCACAAGAAGTAA
- a CDS encoding SH3 domain-containing protein, whose amino-acid sequence MKKIKNIMSLTTLALLASYTPAYALELGAGDFTFIQKERVNLRVSPATNKRPLTQLSKGTGFIVLERSGDWLYGDVFRSGFGEDILKGWVHKDLLDVKFPEHTQVATTAAFEEFFNYIKDENQTSQARTGLSRYLKVSNWGDGLVAVTVHRNWMEDDYHNKKAAFERLSEAWRTLDGNRMDEKLFILSPSGLVLMQQ is encoded by the coding sequence ATGAAGAAAATAAAAAACATCATGAGCCTCACCACACTTGCATTGCTGGCAAGTTACACACCTGCTTATGCACTTGAACTTGGGGCCGGTGATTTTACTTTCATTCAAAAGGAGCGCGTAAATTTACGTGTTTCTCCAGCAACCAATAAGCGTCCCCTCACCCAGCTTTCAAAGGGCACGGGCTTTATTGTGCTTGAACGCTCAGGTGACTGGCTCTACGGTGATGTATTCCGCTCTGGCTTTGGGGAAGATATCTTGAAAGGCTGGGTCCATAAAGATCTTCTAGATGTTAAGTTTCCAGAACATACACAAGTTGCCACAACTGCCGCATTTGAAGAGTTTTTTAACTATATTAAAGATGAAAACCAAACCTCTCAGGCCAGGACTGGCCTCAGCAGATATCTCAAGGTCAGCAACTGGGGGGATGGCCTTGTTGCGGTCACGGTTCACCGTAATTGGATGGAAGACGATTACCATAACAAAAAGGCTGCTTTTGAGCGCTTAAGCGAAGCTTGGCGCACCCTTGATGGCAACCGTATGGATGAAAAGCTGTTTATCCTGAGCCCATCAGGGCTTGTGCTTATGCAGCAATAG
- a CDS encoding TatD family hydrolase has product MAKVYSGKHAEGCHKCGGYPGSPTKSVPVLFQCSTCGFFTCSKHLGGGIMGRACPNCKGKKLRKAMTAGAAKKAMGGGMPGQIAGKSGNQKAAPAGIAGSGGFSALGSGAGVGGRKPPQPKNQEDEKAKLQKTQSMDFKPSDKEGGSSDGGDTKKDKDKGVMVYTDSGEMDGAVRVQQALADSLSQNVHLAASSSGHNMDSALGVGVSVEADQFDMARSQGNNAPAGASASSAGENIRVEVDEYGTERIFSIDHLGNETMISEKKTEAAEAAEEKEEIEGAIMDAERLIGDHEKGGHNTYSTLSDAYFRISSLDSFKDYKKSLEKFNKQGISIVSIDASNGPLMEEISKSYMDLKNTYYAIGISPTSIRPNSKFDVSELLEPVLRNNPKVVAIGEIGLDLHFAPYTRPQQELIFMEQVQLAVKYNKPIFITSKKADDILPELMNTVMTQTPVRAAIVPIIRTPSMMQMALYHGFYVLMRPEISYPEEDVYRELMREIPRSKTLLASSSEHIAPFTKKGQWNSPAFLDEMVKFACSFLKQPEHQKSKLEDEFTKNLLSFLKG; this is encoded by the coding sequence ATGGCGAAAGTTTACTCAGGAAAACATGCTGAAGGTTGTCACAAGTGTGGTGGTTACCCTGGTAGCCCAACTAAAAGTGTTCCCGTTCTGTTCCAATGTTCTACGTGTGGATTCTTTACGTGTTCTAAACATCTTGGTGGTGGAATTATGGGGCGCGCCTGCCCAAACTGTAAGGGTAAAAAACTCCGTAAAGCCATGACAGCTGGTGCTGCTAAAAAAGCCATGGGCGGTGGTATGCCTGGGCAAATTGCTGGTAAAAGTGGTAATCAAAAAGCTGCGCCAGCAGGTATTGCCGGTAGCGGTGGCTTTTCTGCATTAGGCAGCGGCGCAGGTGTTGGGGGAAGAAAGCCTCCACAGCCTAAAAACCAAGAAGATGAAAAAGCTAAGCTTCAAAAGACACAATCTATGGACTTTAAACCCTCTGATAAAGAAGGGGGCTCTTCTGATGGCGGTGACACCAAGAAGGACAAAGATAAAGGTGTTATGGTCTACACTGATTCTGGAGAAATGGATGGCGCTGTGCGCGTGCAACAAGCCCTTGCAGATAGTCTCTCTCAGAATGTGCATTTAGCGGCAAGTAGTAGTGGCCATAACATGGATAGTGCTCTAGGTGTAGGCGTAAGTGTTGAAGCTGATCAGTTTGATATGGCGAGATCTCAGGGTAATAATGCGCCTGCTGGGGCTTCTGCGTCATCTGCTGGCGAAAACATTCGCGTAGAAGTGGATGAATACGGGACTGAGCGTATCTTCTCTATTGATCACCTCGGCAATGAAACCATGATTAGTGAGAAGAAGACTGAAGCTGCAGAAGCTGCAGAAGAGAAGGAAGAGATTGAAGGCGCTATTATGGACGCAGAACGTCTGATTGGTGACCACGAGAAGGGCGGACATAATACGTATAGTACGCTTTCTGATGCTTACTTCCGTATTTCAAGCTTAGATAGCTTTAAGGATTATAAAAAGTCACTTGAAAAGTTCAATAAGCAGGGCATTTCAATTGTTTCTATTGATGCGTCTAATGGACCGCTTATGGAAGAAATTTCAAAAAGTTATATGGATCTAAAAAATACCTATTACGCGATTGGTATTTCGCCTACAAGTATTCGTCCGAATAGTAAGTTTGATGTATCAGAGCTTCTTGAGCCTGTGCTGAGAAATAACCCTAAAGTTGTTGCGATTGGTGAGATTGGCTTAGATCTGCACTTTGCGCCATATACACGTCCTCAGCAGGAGTTGATCTTTATGGAGCAAGTGCAGCTTGCTGTGAAATATAATAAGCCAATCTTCATTACAAGTAAGAAGGCGGATGATATTCTTCCTGAGCTTATGAATACGGTGATGACTCAAACGCCAGTGCGTGCTGCTATTGTTCCTATTATTCGAACGCCTTCAATGATGCAAATGGCTCTTTACCATGGGTTTTATGTGTTGATGCGTCCCGAAATTTCATATCCTGAAGAAGATGTTTATCGTGAACTTATGCGCGAAATTCCTCGAAGTAAGACACTTCTTGCAAGCTCGAGCGAGCATATTGCACCATTTACAAAGAAAGGGCAGTGGAATTCACCAGCCTTCTTGGATGAAATGGTGAAGTTTGCATGTAGTTTCTTGAAGCAACCTGAGCACCAAAAGTCTAAGCTAGAAGACGAATTTACGAAAAATTTACTTTCGTTTTTAAAAGGTTAA
- a CDS encoding flavin reductase family protein, with the protein MIVNFEEMSSVESYHWLVQSVVPRPVAWVLTDNGENSDDEHRYNLAPFSWFNVVSPSPAVVMISIAPKKDGSDKDTLANLKARKHATLHIPSKEMARAMVDSAVDLPFGKSELARDGAAQLTVKDGFELPVLEGSKIAFDCTLLDTHQVPGSKVTVAFLKLEKLFADESVMVTDAKGRDKIDATALQPVTRLGGDEVSYLTEIESLPRPQE; encoded by the coding sequence ATGATTGTTAATTTTGAAGAAATGAGTTCTGTAGAGAGCTATCACTGGCTTGTTCAATCGGTTGTACCCCGTCCTGTGGCGTGGGTGCTGACAGATAATGGTGAAAACTCTGACGATGAACACCGTTATAACTTGGCGCCATTTTCTTGGTTTAATGTTGTGAGCCCAAGCCCTGCGGTGGTCATGATTTCTATTGCTCCTAAAAAGGATGGCTCTGATAAAGATACGCTTGCAAACTTGAAGGCCAGAAAGCATGCGACACTACATATCCCATCTAAAGAGATGGCAAGAGCAATGGTGGACAGTGCTGTTGATCTTCCTTTTGGCAAGAGTGAACTTGCCCGTGATGGGGCTGCACAGCTGACAGTAAAAGACGGTTTTGAGCTTCCTGTGCTAGAGGGTTCTAAAATTGCTTTTGATTGCACGCTTCTTGATACACACCAAGTACCGGGCTCAAAAGTAACAGTAGCCTTTTTAAAGTTAGAAAAACTTTTTGCTGATGAGAGCGTGATGGTGACAGATGCAAAAGGCAGAGATAAAATTGATGCAACGGCGCTGCAGCCTGTAACAAGACTTGGTGGGGACGAGGTTTCTTATCTGACTGAAATTGAAAGTCTTCCTCGACCACAAGAATAA
- a CDS encoding TatD family hydrolase, whose amino-acid sequence MILVDSHCHLNYALDKGEDIVELIARSEANHVHYMQTIGTTREDFKIIQPLAEQYQNVFCSYGIHPHNAGEGGLITADEIREGCAKEKVIGIGETGLDYFYDNAPRKDQWESFVTHLEVARELNMPVIIHTRDAEEDTMSILKEAMAEGQQKILLHCFSSKLPLAEFAVEHGLYMSASGIITFGANADEVRDGFMLCPMDKLLVETDAPYLAPKPYRGKTNEPAYTLHTAEKLAGMKGVSLEEMAKATTDNFFTLFDKAAPYRKESS is encoded by the coding sequence ATGATACTTGTTGATTCTCACTGTCACCTCAACTACGCCCTAGATAAGGGTGAGGATATTGTTGAGCTGATTGCACGCTCAGAGGCAAACCACGTGCATTACATGCAAACGATTGGCACGACACGTGAGGATTTTAAGATCATTCAACCTCTCGCTGAACAATACCAAAATGTGTTCTGTTCTTACGGCATTCACCCGCATAACGCAGGTGAGGGCGGCCTTATTACAGCTGATGAGATCCGTGAGGGATGTGCGAAAGAAAAAGTCATTGGGATTGGTGAAACAGGCCTTGATTACTTTTATGATAACGCACCGCGTAAAGATCAGTGGGAGAGCTTTGTGACGCACCTTGAAGTGGCGCGTGAGCTGAATATGCCTGTGATTATCCACACGCGTGACGCTGAAGAAGACACGATGTCTATTCTTAAAGAAGCGATGGCTGAAGGGCAGCAAAAGATTCTTTTACACTGCTTTTCTAGTAAGCTTCCACTGGCTGAATTTGCTGTGGAGCATGGTCTGTATATGTCAGCCTCAGGTATTATTACCTTTGGTGCCAATGCAGACGAGGTGAGAGACGGCTTTATGCTTTGTCCTATGGATAAGCTTCTTGTGGAAACAGATGCGCCATACCTTGCGCCAAAGCCTTACCGCGGTAAAACAAATGAGCCTGCGTACACGCTTCATACAGCTGAAAAGCTTGCAGGTATGAAGGGTGTATCTCTGGAAGAAATGGCGAAAGCGACAACAGATAACTTCTTTACACTATTTGATAAAGCTGCACCTTACAGAAAGGAATCTTCATGA
- a CDS encoding VOC family protein, with translation MAQTQPKQPKMLGPVAALRLFTDNIKASRTFYEKQLGLDVILSDNEVVVYDLYGIDLVIENVDPSDEAEALIGSFSGISCHVEDCLATYNMLKEKGVEFLDTPAEEPWGGILAHFFDPSGNVLSLVEYPDDSANKS, from the coding sequence ATGGCCCAAACACAACCTAAACAACCCAAAATGCTAGGCCCTGTCGCAGCGCTTAGACTTTTCACTGATAACATCAAAGCGTCACGTACGTTTTATGAAAAGCAGCTCGGCCTAGACGTTATCCTTTCTGATAACGAAGTGGTTGTGTATGACCTGTACGGTATTGACCTTGTGATTGAAAACGTTGACCCATCTGATGAGGCTGAAGCGCTGATTGGTTCTTTCTCTGGCATTAGCTGCCATGTAGAAGATTGCCTTGCAACATACAACATGCTGAAGGAAAAGGGTGTTGAGTTTCTTGATACACCTGCTGAAGAGCCTTGGGGGGGTATCCTTGCACACTTCTTTGATCCATCAGGCAACGTACTTAGCCTTGTAGAATACCCAGATGATAGCGCGAACAAGTCATAA